In the Micromonospora narathiwatensis genome, one interval contains:
- a CDS encoding YfhO family protein — translation MPLAEPRAESPPYADTLTGIVPAPRGVAVAPELAAPRASSDAGPGRSTPRRRWTPRRLDLAAYGVFLLAALWVTSRIWIDPDGRVAALYSSDPAQVQFFLAHSVRVVLHGEFPFFTDRFNYPDGVNLMANTAILALGIPMVPVTVLFGPAVSFVTLVTLGLAGTAAAWYRMLARHVVRNRLAAAVGGWFCGFSPAMLSHANWHPNIISQFLLPFIVWRVLVLTRSTRPLRDGVLLALLVTAQAFINEEILLFTALACGVFLFAVVAQERRRWAAAWRPLGVGLAVCAVLAGALLAYPLWVQFAGPMAYHGLSDTVRDYGNDIASFFAPGSPTIGGSERANVNLAPNYSEENAFFGWSLSLLTVGIVVWLRREVMVRALAATGLFFAVLSLGERVSWWDRELIVGPWELLVRLPLLDAVVPTRFGLITTVVVGVLLAIAVERAWSLRTFDRRTARTLTAAGLVLALLPIAPMPLQVTTRPAVPEFITADRWRRYVGPDQTLVPVPVPSMGHTDPMRWAASTDLAFRIPGGYFLAPRNGVTGDPGRFGGRPSGIGALLAEVAATGRTPELDDRQRRRCLDELRHWRAAIVVLPLDQPNAEPLRRTVEQLVGPARQELDVWLWDVRALSS, via the coding sequence GTGCCGCTTGCCGAGCCTCGTGCCGAATCGCCTCCGTACGCCGACACCCTGACCGGCATCGTCCCCGCCCCTCGCGGCGTCGCCGTCGCACCGGAACTCGCCGCTCCACGGGCGTCGTCCGACGCCGGGCCGGGCCGTTCGACGCCACGTCGGCGGTGGACACCGCGCCGCCTCGACCTCGCCGCGTACGGCGTCTTCCTGCTCGCCGCGCTCTGGGTGACCAGCCGGATCTGGATCGACCCGGACGGCCGGGTGGCCGCCCTCTACAGCAGCGACCCGGCACAGGTGCAGTTCTTCCTCGCCCACTCGGTACGCGTCGTGCTGCACGGCGAGTTCCCGTTCTTCACCGACCGGTTCAACTATCCGGACGGGGTGAACCTGATGGCGAACACCGCCATCCTGGCCCTCGGCATCCCGATGGTGCCGGTCACCGTCCTGTTCGGACCGGCGGTCAGCTTCGTCACACTGGTGACACTCGGCCTCGCCGGCACCGCCGCCGCCTGGTACCGGATGCTCGCCCGGCACGTCGTGCGCAACCGGCTGGCCGCCGCCGTGGGCGGCTGGTTCTGCGGGTTCTCGCCGGCGATGCTGTCGCACGCCAACTGGCACCCCAACATCATCAGCCAGTTCCTGCTGCCGTTCATCGTCTGGCGGGTGCTGGTGCTGACCCGTTCCACCCGCCCGCTGCGCGACGGCGTGCTGCTCGCCCTGCTGGTGACCGCGCAGGCGTTCATCAACGAGGAGATCCTGCTCTTCACCGCGCTGGCCTGCGGGGTGTTCCTGTTCGCGGTGGTCGCCCAGGAGCGCCGGCGGTGGGCCGCCGCATGGCGCCCGCTGGGCGTCGGGCTGGCGGTCTGCGCGGTGCTCGCCGGGGCGCTGCTGGCGTACCCGCTCTGGGTCCAGTTCGCCGGGCCGATGGCGTACCACGGGCTCAGCGACACGGTCCGCGACTACGGCAACGACATCGCCTCGTTCTTCGCCCCCGGCTCACCCACCATCGGCGGCAGCGAGCGGGCGAACGTCAACCTCGCCCCGAACTACTCGGAGGAGAACGCCTTCTTCGGGTGGAGCCTGTCGCTGCTGACCGTCGGCATCGTGGTCTGGCTGCGCCGGGAGGTGATGGTCCGGGCGCTCGCGGCGACCGGGCTGTTCTTCGCGGTGCTCTCCCTGGGCGAGCGGGTGTCCTGGTGGGACCGGGAGCTGATCGTCGGGCCGTGGGAGCTGCTGGTCCGGCTGCCGCTGCTCGACGCGGTGGTGCCCACCCGGTTCGGGCTGATCACCACGGTGGTCGTCGGGGTGCTTTTGGCGATCGCCGTCGAACGTGCCTGGTCGCTGCGGACCTTCGACCGGCGGACCGCCCGTACCCTCACCGCCGCCGGGCTGGTCCTCGCGCTGCTGCCGATCGCGCCGATGCCGTTGCAGGTCACCACCCGTCCGGCGGTGCCGGAGTTCATCACCGCCGACCGGTGGCGGCGGTACGTCGGCCCGGACCAGACCCTGGTGCCGGTGCCGGTACCGAGCATGGGCCACACCGACCCGATGCGCTGGGCGGCCAGCACCGACCTGGCCTTCCGGATCCCCGGCGGCTACTTCCTCGCCCCCCGCAACGGCGTCACCGGCGACCCCGGCCGTTTCGGCGGGCGGCCCAGCGGCATCGGCGCGCTGCTGGCGGAGGTCGCGGCGACCGGGCGTACGCCGGAGCTGGACGACCGGCAGCGCCGCCGCTGCCTCGACGAGCTGCGGCACTGGCGGGCCGCCATCGTGGTGCTTCCGCTGGACCAGCCGAACGCCGAGCCGCTGCGGCGGACCGTGGAGCAGTTGGTCGGCCCCGCCCGCCAGGAGTTGGACGTCTGGCTCTGGGACGTCCGCGCCCTCAGCAGTTGA